Within Bacteroidales bacterium, the genomic segment GCTCTGTTCTTAGCCTTAGCCTCATTTAACCACCGCCCCTACCTGGGTTTTATTTCCGGGAGAAAGGAAGTTCAGGTTGCCTTCCGAATCCTCTGCCATCAATATCATCCCCTGGCTCTGAATGCCTTTTATCTTTTTCGGTTCCAGGTTTACTGCAATACTTATTTGTTTGCCTTTTACATCCTCAGGATTAAACTGCTCTGCAATTCCTGCAACCACGGTCCGCTGATCCAGACCGGTATCAATCTTTAACTGCATCAGCTTTTTGGTTTTTGGAACCTTTTCTGCTTCCAGAATCTCTCCCACACGAATATCCAATTTAGAAAAGTCCTCAAAGCTGACATTTTCCTTACCCGACTGAATGGCTTGGGCTTCCTGATCTTTCTTTCTCCTGGCTTCTTTAAGTTTTTCTACCTGCCTGTTAACGGTCTCATCGTCTATTTTCTGAAACAGATGTTTGGGCTTATTCAATTCATGTCCCACGCTCAGAATGTCCAGCTTACCGGCAAGCTCCCAGTTCAGCTTACTAATATTCAGCAAATTTCTTAACCTTTCGGCGGTAAACGGTAAAAACGGTTCAATAATGATAGACAGGCTGGCCGTAATCTGCAGGGAGACATTCAGGACGGTCTGGACCCTATCGGGATCCTTTTCATAAAGGCTCCATGGCTCCGTATCAGCAAGATATTTGTTCCCCAGACGGGCCATATCCACAGCGATCTTCACTGCCTCACGAAACTTGAAATTTTCTATGCGATTTTCCAGATCTTCTTTAATGGTAGCAGCCTTCGAAAGAATATCCCGGTCGTAGTCAGTAAGTTCACTGCATTCAGGAACTTTTTTATTAAAATATTTTTTGGTCAACACCAATGCCCGGTTTACGAAGTTGCCCATCACAGCAACCAGCTCGTTGTTGTTGCGGCTCTGAAAATCATTCCAGGTGAAGTCATTGTCTTTCTGCTCAGGAAAATTGGCTGCCAACGTATAGCGGAGGACATCGATCTTATCGGGAAAATCTTCTACAAATTCGTTCACCCATACCGCCCAGTTCCGCGAGGTGGATAATTTACCGCCTTCAAGATTGAGGAATTCATTGGCAGGCACATTGTCCGGTAAAATGTACTCACCGTGAGCATTCAGCATGGATGGAAATATAAGGCAATGGAACACAATATTGTCTTTACCGATAAAATGTATCAGGCTGGTATCTTCATCCTTCCAATATTGCTCCCAGTCTTTTCCATTTTCTTCAGCCCAGGCCTTTGTAGCCGAAATATATCCAATAGGAGCATCAAACCATACATACAGTACCTTGCCTTCAGTACCTTCAATGGGCACCGGTACACCCCATTCCAGGTCTCTTGTTACAGCCCGGGGCTGTAATTTCTGATTGAGCCACGATTTACACTGGCCATAAACATTGGCCTTCCAGTCATCCTGATGGCTGTCCACCCACTTTTCAAGCCATTCCTCCTGATATCTGTCCAGAGGAAGATACCAATGCCTGGTTTTCTTCAACTGGGGTTTATTGCCCGAAAGCGCTGAAACCGGCTTGATCAGCTCTTTAGGACTCAAGCTGGTACCGCACTGCTCACACTGATCTCCGTAAGCATTTTCATAATTACATGTGGGGCAGGTACCTACAATATAGCGATCAGCAAGAAATTGCTGCTCTTGCTCGTCGTAATACTGTTCCTCTTCTTTCTCGATAAACTCCCCTTTTTCATATAAGGTGAGAAAAATATCTGAAGCAGTTTGATGATGCAGAGGATCTGAAGTTCGGTGATAGATATCAAACTCAATACCCAGATCCTGAAATGCCTTTTTATTGATTGCATGGTATTTGTCCACTATCTTCTGAGGGGAGACACCTTCTTTTCTGGCCCTTAATGTAATGGGCACTCCATGTTCATCCGAGCCACAGATGAAGGCAACATCCTTTTCCTTTAGCCGCAGATAGCGCACATATATATCAGCAGGCAAATAGGCTCCTGCAATATGGCCGATATGTAAAGGTCCGTTGGCATAAGGCAGAGCGGACGTTACAAGATATCTTTTGGGATCTTTCATATCTTACTTATTTGAGATAATAAATGCTTAACTTTAACGGGCAAATATAGTTAAGATAATCGTTATATAATAATACAGGGTAGGATAATCGTCTTACGCCAAAAAGCTCCATATATGCTTACACCATCCACACTTAAAAGGGAAGATACCATAGGCATTGTAGCCCCTGCCAGAAGCATTGAAAAAGAAGAGATTGAACCGGCTATCAAAATGATCAATGATTGGGGTTTGCATGCGATCACCGGAAAAAACCTGTTCAGAAAGCATCATCAATTTGCAGGTACTGACAGGGAAAGAGCTGAAGATTTTCAACTAATGCTGGATGATGACAGCATTAAAGCGATTCTATGCGCCAGGGGCGGGTATGGAACAATACGCACACTGGAGCATCTGAACTTCAAAAAATTCCTTAATCATCCCAAATGGATCATCGGATTCAGTGACATCACCGCAATCCATTCCTATATCAATACAAATCTGGGAATTAAAACACTACATGCCCAAATGGCGGTTAATTTTCCGGATACCGGCAAGGAAAATCAATCGCTAAAGCTGTTGAAAGA encodes:
- the metG gene encoding methionine--tRNA ligase produces the protein MKDPKRYLVTSALPYANGPLHIGHIAGAYLPADIYVRYLRLKEKDVAFICGSDEHGVPITLRARKEGVSPQKIVDKYHAINKKAFQDLGIEFDIYHRTSDPLHHQTASDIFLTLYEKGEFIEKEEEQYYDEQEQQFLADRYIVGTCPTCNYENAYGDQCEQCGTSLSPKELIKPVSALSGNKPQLKKTRHWYLPLDRYQEEWLEKWVDSHQDDWKANVYGQCKSWLNQKLQPRAVTRDLEWGVPVPIEGTEGKVLYVWFDAPIGYISATKAWAEENGKDWEQYWKDEDTSLIHFIGKDNIVFHCLIFPSMLNAHGEYILPDNVPANEFLNLEGGKLSTSRNWAVWVNEFVEDFPDKIDVLRYTLAANFPEQKDNDFTWNDFQSRNNNELVAVMGNFVNRALVLTKKYFNKKVPECSELTDYDRDILSKAATIKEDLENRIENFKFREAVKIAVDMARLGNKYLADTEPWSLYEKDPDRVQTVLNVSLQITASLSIIIEPFLPFTAERLRNLLNISKLNWELAGKLDILSVGHELNKPKHLFQKIDDETVNRQVEKLKEARRKKDQEAQAIQSGKENVSFEDFSKLDIRVGEILEAEKVPKTKKLMQLKIDTGLDQRTVVAGIAEQFNPEDVKGKQISIAVNLEPKKIKGIQSQGMILMAEDSEGNLNFLSPGNKTQVGAVVK